Proteins from a genomic interval of Symmachiella macrocystis:
- a CDS encoding sigma 54-interacting transcriptional regulator — MARYDGLKPARRWPLVLAGIAVLVYSIIVLGFVSQSRDLGLRCLMPNEEDLVAAGVHPENEVGVRIDRVFDVTTDGDRPQEGSRLLSIGGQPVRTFTEFTQAIANLRSTPTPVGSFVPQTSDSEEHAGPIVEKLPSHERWIEVEFFKEDGDPSDPYSPFLQEKRLPLGALSLSLVWFTLHLGIFVVGAMAYWKRPFDAAARMFFAMCIVTVVAFVGGYHWWVIAARLWLNIPFAICAMLVPVVTLHFFLVFPHRKPWFARHPRTILASIYALPLAATTGMVALLCYSAWQHAHTDAYSLGDLLYTLSYVQKSIYGYLAVATVFFVATLYALYDSYQTTKNTAEHDQVKWILWAAAASTLPVGYTLLLALNDRVEFAVGHARFPMFIASLLFMMAYAVGIIRYKLMLVDQVFSRGTLYFVLSFGVLIVYSLAITLSSLLGMMQDMQFLHQVISVTPVVLVAVILLGWIRDRVQQTLDRSFYREKYQLDKVMQGMNQAVAHLGDHLGDPATLGQQMLTSCQEVLHINQAAIYLRSGPNEDFNLIAVQGDMSPPARLANDPELAIPLLENASLQRTSLGGRGPRSKVQTILRELDVDLIHRLEMEGELAGFVLLGRKRDDSSYTAEDLTFLTALGQIMTLHSSKVHDEITRLNQELSLKTERVAEQQRQISILQSEIMGSRDPQKLTIQGGFRNELIRGNSKAIRELLDTVQKVSHSESSVLIRGESGTGKELLAQTLHMNSPRHEGPMVRVHCAALSPSLLESELFGHTKGAFTGAHRDKEGRFEMANGGTLFLDEIGDISLETQVKLLRVLQERSFEPVGGTRTIQVDVRLVTATHQDLESLILQGRFREDLYYRLNVISMTLPPLRDRVDDIFELARHFLGRAAQRIGKPISHLDDETVDILKQYPWPGNIRELENVIERAVVLADDEVITPGDLPREILFPNPSQLQLGSQRRHTTGGQEPVAGGETEKVPVAVPAAVGDNGANEEQQLRDALSRCGGNKARAARLLGMPRSTYYSRLKKYRIT, encoded by the coding sequence ATGGCGAGATATGACGGGCTGAAACCGGCGCGACGATGGCCTCTGGTCCTTGCCGGGATCGCCGTACTGGTCTACTCGATTATCGTCCTTGGTTTTGTCAGCCAAAGTCGCGATCTCGGGCTGCGCTGTCTGATGCCCAACGAAGAGGACTTGGTCGCAGCTGGTGTTCACCCCGAGAATGAGGTCGGTGTCCGCATCGACCGCGTCTTCGACGTGACCACCGATGGAGACCGTCCGCAAGAGGGGAGCCGATTATTGAGTATTGGTGGGCAACCCGTGCGGACCTTTACTGAGTTCACACAAGCAATCGCCAATTTACGTTCGACGCCAACCCCAGTGGGGTCGTTCGTGCCCCAGACCAGTGACTCCGAAGAGCACGCCGGGCCGATCGTCGAGAAACTACCCTCGCATGAACGCTGGATTGAAGTCGAGTTCTTCAAAGAGGATGGCGACCCCAGTGACCCGTATTCTCCATTTCTCCAAGAAAAACGATTGCCGCTTGGGGCGTTGAGTTTATCGCTGGTGTGGTTCACGTTGCACTTGGGAATCTTCGTTGTGGGGGCGATGGCGTATTGGAAACGTCCGTTCGATGCAGCGGCTCGAATGTTCTTTGCGATGTGCATCGTCACCGTCGTCGCATTTGTCGGTGGATATCACTGGTGGGTGATCGCCGCGCGGTTGTGGTTGAACATTCCCTTTGCCATCTGCGCCATGCTGGTGCCGGTGGTCACTCTGCACTTTTTCCTGGTCTTTCCGCACCGCAAACCCTGGTTTGCCCGCCATCCGCGGACAATTCTTGCATCGATCTACGCGCTGCCTCTCGCTGCGACGACCGGCATGGTGGCGCTGTTGTGTTATTCGGCTTGGCAACACGCCCATACCGACGCATACTCGTTAGGGGACTTGCTATACACGCTTTCCTACGTCCAAAAATCGATCTACGGATACTTGGCCGTCGCCACTGTCTTTTTTGTCGCCACGTTATACGCGCTGTACGACAGCTACCAAACGACTAAGAACACCGCCGAACACGATCAGGTGAAGTGGATCTTGTGGGCAGCAGCCGCATCGACGTTGCCCGTTGGCTATACGCTGCTGTTAGCCCTTAATGACCGGGTCGAATTCGCTGTGGGCCATGCGCGATTCCCGATGTTCATTGCCAGTTTGCTATTCATGATGGCCTATGCCGTGGGGATCATCCGCTACAAACTGATGCTGGTCGACCAGGTGTTCAGCCGCGGCACGTTGTACTTCGTGCTCAGCTTCGGTGTGTTGATTGTCTATAGTTTGGCAATCACCCTCAGCAGTCTGCTGGGCATGATGCAGGACATGCAGTTCTTGCATCAGGTGATTTCGGTCACACCGGTTGTGTTGGTGGCGGTCATTCTGCTGGGGTGGATTCGTGATCGTGTGCAGCAGACATTGGATCGCAGCTTTTATCGCGAAAAGTACCAACTCGACAAGGTCATGCAGGGGATGAATCAGGCAGTCGCCCACCTGGGGGATCATCTCGGCGACCCGGCGACACTGGGTCAGCAGATGTTGACCTCCTGCCAAGAGGTGCTGCACATCAACCAAGCCGCCATCTATTTGCGGTCGGGGCCGAACGAAGACTTCAACTTAATTGCCGTCCAAGGCGACATGTCGCCTCCCGCGCGGTTGGCAAACGATCCAGAACTCGCAATCCCGCTTTTAGAAAACGCGAGTTTGCAGCGAACATCGCTCGGCGGACGCGGCCCCCGGTCTAAGGTACAGACGATCCTGCGCGAATTGGATGTCGACCTGATTCATCGGCTGGAGATGGAAGGGGAATTGGCGGGGTTCGTGTTGCTGGGGCGGAAACGAGACGACAGCTCCTACACGGCTGAGGATCTGACCTTCCTCACCGCGTTGGGGCAGATCATGACTTTGCACAGCTCTAAGGTGCACGATGAAATAACGCGGTTGAACCAGGAACTCTCACTAAAAACGGAGCGGGTTGCCGAACAACAGCGGCAAATTTCGATTCTACAATCGGAAATTATGGGAAGCCGCGATCCGCAGAAGCTCACCATTCAAGGTGGCTTCCGCAACGAATTGATCCGCGGCAACAGCAAGGCCATCCGCGAATTGTTAGACACGGTTCAAAAGGTCTCGCACAGCGAATCGTCCGTACTCATTCGAGGTGAGAGCGGAACGGGCAAGGAGTTACTGGCCCAAACATTGCACATGAACAGCCCGCGGCACGAAGGGCCGATGGTGCGCGTGCATTGTGCGGCGCTCTCCCCCAGCCTGCTGGAAAGCGAACTGTTCGGCCACACCAAAGGGGCTTTTACCGGCGCACACCGGGACAAAGAAGGCCGCTTTGAAATGGCCAATGGCGGCACGTTGTTTCTGGATGAAATCGGCGACATCTCCTTGGAAACACAGGTCAAATTGTTGCGCGTGCTGCAGGAACGCTCCTTCGAGCCGGTGGGTGGGACGCGGACAATTCAGGTCGATGTACGGCTGGTGACGGCGACGCACCAGGACCTTGAAAGCCTGATCCTGCAAGGCCGTTTTCGCGAGGACCTGTATTATCGGTTGAACGTCATCAGCATGACGTTGCCGCCATTGCGTGATCGTGTCGACGACATTTTTGAATTGGCCCGACATTTCTTGGGCCGCGCTGCACAACGCATCGGTAAACCGATTTCGCACTTGGATGACGAAACGGTCGACATCCTCAAGCAGTATCCCTGGCCGGGGAATATCCGTGAGCTGGAAAATGTGATCGAACGTGCGGTTGTGCTGGCCGATGACGAGGTGATCACACCCGGCGATCTGCCGCGGGAAATCTTGTTCCCCAATCCATCACAATTGCAACTAGGCAGCCAAAGGCGGCACACCACCGGCGGACAAGAGCCGGTCGCGGGTGGGGAAACGGAGAAAGTCCCCGTCGCGGTGCCTGCCGCAGTGGGAGACAACGGCGCAAACGAAGAACAACAACTCCGCGATGCTTTGTCGCGTTGTGGAGGAAACAAAGCCCGCGCTGCACGACTGTTGGGGATGCCCCGCAGCACGTACTACAGCCGGCTAAAGAAGTACCGCATTACGTAA
- a CDS encoding 6-pyruvoyl trahydropterin synthase family protein produces the protein MYRITQQIDFCYGHRLLNYAGKCRNLHGHNGRVQISLEAAELDNRGMLIDFTDIKKSIATWIDSELDHRMILHEDDPALSMLLELNEPVYVISYNPTAENIARLIYEFANSEKLPVREVTLWETPKSSATYGEWSSPSH, from the coding sequence ATGTATCGAATCACCCAACAAATCGATTTTTGTTATGGCCACCGTCTGCTGAATTATGCCGGCAAATGCCGTAACCTCCATGGCCATAATGGACGGGTGCAGATTTCCCTGGAGGCAGCCGAACTGGACAATCGAGGGATGTTGATCGACTTCACGGACATCAAAAAGTCCATCGCCACCTGGATCGATTCGGAGCTGGACCACCGCATGATACTGCATGAGGATGACCCGGCACTCTCCATGCTCCTGGAATTGAACGAACCGGTCTACGTGATTTCCTACAATCCGACAGCAGAGAATATCGCGCGGCTGATCTACGAATTCGCGAATTCCGAAAAACTACCGGTCCGAGAAGTCACCTTGTGGGAGACTCCCAAATCGTCAGCCACCTACGGCGAATGGTCGAGTCCTAGTCATTGA